The Acinonyx jubatus isolate Ajub_Pintada_27869175 chromosome D2, VMU_Ajub_asm_v1.0, whole genome shotgun sequence genome contains a region encoding:
- the LOC106970991 gene encoding 40S ribosomal protein S27-like: protein MPLKKDLLYPFLEEKRKHKKQRLLQIPTSYFMDVRCPGLYKITTIFSYAQTVVLCVGCSTVLCQPTGRKARLTEGCSFRRKQH, encoded by the coding sequence ATGCCCCTCAAAAAGGATCTCCTGTACCCATTcctggaagaaaagaggaagcatAAGAAGCAGCGACTGCTGCAGATCCCCACCTCCTACTTCATGGACGTGAGGTGCCCAGGACTCTACAAAATCACCACCATCTTTAGCTATGCACAAACGGTAGTTTTGTGTGTTGGCTGCTCCACTGTCCTCTGCCAGCCTACGGGAAGAAAAGCAAGGCTTACAGAAGGATGCTCCTTCAGACGGAAGCAGCACTAA